CAATCTCCTCAATTGAATCGCAGATCATGGCTGCCTTGCAAATGTTCTTCAGTTGTGGCAGCCTTTTCAAAAGCAACAGCCTAAATTTTGGAAGGATGATGACAGTGGCGGTGGCTCCACTTGAAGTCAATCGGATGCCTTCTCCTCCTCCATTGCCATCTGCTGCTATCTCCTCCAGTCCTTCACAATCTTCAACTACTAATGCTTCAAGATTTTGAAGGTTCTGCAGCAACTGCACTGTGAATAGCTGCTTCATGTTGTGACATCCAGAAATGCACAAGATTTGAAGGGAAGAAAAGGTGCCAGCTGGAAGCAAATATGGTTCTGATTCTCCGTAAAAAAGACCAACCAGATTTGGCAACCTGTAGAGGATTAGCATTTTAGGACCACAGAGTGGACTAAAAGACGAGACTTCCAACTGATCACGTGGAGAAGCAGAGGACAATTGCCAGAGGAACTCTATTCCAACCATATACACAATAACCAATTTAAACAAGTCgcttaaatttataaaattcttAAAAACATCTGACAAGTACCTAATGCCCATGCCCTCACACTCATCGATTATCAGACTTTCCATATCATCCGGCAGATAGTTCGATCCTCTACCAAGCTTACACTGATGGAAATACAGTTCTTTCTGGTTCCCATAATCATCAAGTTCACGAACCCGATCCTTGGTTAAGATGTCATTGATATAAACATTATAATATTTTGGCCACCGAGTAATTTTATAGAAGTTCGTAAAAGACAAACATCCTATAAAACTTTCTAATTGATTCAACACTTCTGGATCATTAACTTGTACCCCACCATAGCGTGGCAATAATAGCTGTTGAAGACGGTGCAATTGGGAAAATGTCCCTTTTGGTACTATTATCTTTCGTCTTAAACTCCGACACTCGTTCAAGTTAAACCTTTCGAGGTTGACCAGTGACTCCCAACCTTTCGAGGTTGACCAGTAAATCCTGAATTCTAGTCCACGATAGGTTCACTTCCCTCAATTGCTTGAGCTTTCCCAGCGGTGGCACAAATCGGAGGCCTTGACAACCCCCCAAAATCAAGGCAGTGAGATTCACCAAGTTTGAAACAGCATTAGGCAACTCTGCTATACCTCGGCACCAAGATAGATTCAAAACTTTAAGTCCACTCATGTGATGAAAGAATGAATCTGGGATTTCTCTTATGAAAACCTGAGAAAGAAGCAAGGTTGAGAGTTTAGGACAATTTGGTGACCAGGCTGGTGGAATTTctattcctttgaaattttgtgAATAGAAGGAAACTGCACGGAGATCTTGTGTCCACTCTTCTTGTTCCGGTGCTACTATTGAATCTTCCTGTCCTAAGCTTTTCACCAAGAATCGTGGTACATCATCTCTACTGCTCTCTGGTTTGGAGTTTCCATGCGTGATCCTTAAAGCCATATCTCTGACCAAATCATGCATCTTCACACATTCATCAATGAAATCGTGAGTTTCTTCCAGCAAGCAAACTTTTATCAGTTTGTTTAATATCGTTTGACCTTGATCAAATGCTTTTGACCATGATTCCCGTTTTGACATCAGCTCTGCCCCAATAAACAGGCCTATtagttcctttctttttattttccaaTCTTCCGGATAAAGACAGCAATACAAGAAGCAATTCCTTTCACATTTATTCAGGCGATTGAAACTCCATTCCAGGATGCGAAACACCCTTTTTTCCATCTTATCGTGCCCTACTGAACATGCTTTCAAGTCTTCCAATGCATTTCTCCACTCACAGATGTCTCTCACACCTCTCATGCTCCCAGCCACTGTGACAATACCAAGAGGCAAACCATCACACCTTTCCGTGATGGACTTGGCAATGCCTTCCAAATCTCCATCAAGCGAGGTCTCGCTGCCGAGTGTACGCTTGAACAAACCCCAAGCTTCCTCTGTGTCCAAAGTTTTCAACTCAAAAGTGCGATGGCATTGCATCTGGTTGCACACTTCTTCTGAGCGTGTAGTCAAAATCAGTCTGCAATTTCTTGCATCAATCCCTAAGCTGTTTAAACGAAATTCTTCCCAAACATCATCCAACATGAGCACTACCATTTCCTCCATTTTCTCGAATGTGTCACGTAACCTGCGTGCCCTTACTCCTTCATCATCCACGTTTGACAGATCAAGCCTTAGGCGTTTAGCAACGTCACCTTGCAGCCTTTTGATGGTAAAATCTTGGGAGACAGAAAACCAATAAACCTTGAATTGAGTATTCTCGAGGAGATGATTATGGATGTGTTCCGCCAATGTAGTCTTACCCACACCTCCCATCCCCCATATCCCAATCCTTAAGATCTCATTGGTGTCCAACCATGCCGGGATTGTTTCCAGACCTTTACGAAACATTTCTCCAAATAATTCTGTTGCCTCTCGTGGCTCACCTCTGCTCTCAGAAATCTCAAGACAAAGCTCACCAAAATGATCACTATCACTTTGCACCATCAGTTGCTCTACAATCTCGTCCATTTTCTCCACTCTTTTCCCACTGCTAAACGCATTTTCTAGAAATCCACCCTCTTTTATGCTCTTTTTCAATGGAACGAATTCATTCTCTATTTTTGCTACCTCCTCAAACCAATTCTGAacctcccttttccttttcttagtagCTGATCTTTCTGCAACTTTTACTTTCGACTGGAAGTCAATTTTCCTGTTGCTTAATCTTTGCAACTTCGTTTCGAGCGACCTTAGATTATCACCCAGATTGACATACTTCCTTCCGGTGTCGAGTGCCAAATTCCCAAGTGCCTCCATTGTAAATTTTCCAGTGAGCTCCCTTACCTATCAAGTGACGAGAATCTCTAAAAAGTATAGTTATCAACCAAATACGTTGTTCAACAAAGACAGCATAAGAATTCAACACTCATTGCGTCTCGTTCGACAAAATTGTCCAATTAAAGGCCTCACAGAATTCAAGAATATATCAAACTTGGTCTGCACGTTGCTTAATAAAGTCATAGCACAATAGGTaagtaggaaaagaaaaatcttcCTCAGTCAATCAATATTTATGCAATGTAAGCTCATCTATGATTCTTCCCAttggcaaaaaataaaatatttactaCAATATCTGGAGAACCCTGATACGAAGAACCATGTAAATTTCAAATCTCATCAATAAAATGAATCTCAAAAAAATTACAGAATATGCATGAAATCCCACTTCTTTAGTCTCTCAGATAGATTACTGAggcaaatttttttcatttctgcctatttttaaattttgagtgtatcaaattaaaaaaatttaaatgaaatagATAACTGGAATTGTACCCTAATAAAGTGTCAGGATAATAATGTGtcaaatatattatttttaaaaagaagaaagaggaagaagaataaGATAAAAAGTGTCTCAAAACTTGAAAGGAAGGATATTAATACCTTCCCATTTGATACGGAAGAAGAGCACATAAACTGTTGTGCATCAAGAAGactattataaaaattttaacaattttatGCAAACATTTCTTCTGTTGTAAGACTAACACCAAGATCTGGATCGTTGAGTTTTGATGAATGAATTATAATTGAATCAAGATGTTTGTGCCAAGCAAAGCTATTATAACATGGTGAAATAAGAGACAGCTGCAAAAGTTACAAAATTCAGATGCATATGATCTCATTATACCCGAAACTGACTCGAAAACTTGAGGAAGCTGAAAACCTCGAGACTCTGCCAAGATTATGTATAATGATTGTTGAGTGTTGTGGAAAGGACGGTAAAAGTTGAACTAACAGCAGAGCAGAGCCAAGATTATGTATAAGAATATGGCTgaactaatatatataaataaataaatacatacatacatacatatacatacatatatatgtgtgtcTGTCTATATATATAGACGCACACACGTATACATATCTACACACATATATGCTAATTATGGCTCAGATCCAGCCTATACACACCCTCTGTTCACATTTTATcttcaaaagttgataaaagTTTGCAACAATTTTCTTGCCCAAAAATGCCAAGGATGCGAGAAGAATGAAGAGAGCAATCCAtgttgaaagaaaaggaagaaatctaTGATTTTTGTGCCTCGAAAAGCTATAAATAACATGAACGCAGTGAGAAAAAACTTCAATAGTACAAAATTAAGATGGAGTATGATATCCTTTTACCTTGCCAATATTTTTAGGCCAAGTTATCTTGAAGACGCTGAGACCCTGCCAATACACAGTATAGTGTATAATACTTTCGTCAGTTTTCACTACTAAGAAGCAACTCCAAAAATATCGAATTAAGACTCCAACAATTGTACTCAGATTTCTGTGCCAAGTAAAGAAATTATGTACTTGGTGAAATAAGAAACAACtctgaaaattacaaaattgtGATGGATATGATCTCATTGTACCTGAAATTTTTACAAGCAAGCTTGAGGAGGCTGAAAATCTTGAGACTTCCAAAGGtatgtactttttttttctgtttttcttttgattttctacGAGTATGATTGTTGAGTATTGAGGAATCAATGATAAAAGTCGAACTAATAGGAgatcatgaat
The DNA window shown above is from Coffea arabica cultivar ET-39 chromosome 5e, Coffea Arabica ET-39 HiFi, whole genome shotgun sequence and carries:
- the LOC113687811 gene encoding LOW QUALITY PROTEIN: probable disease resistance protein At4g27220 (The sequence of the model RefSeq protein was modified relative to this genomic sequence to represent the inferred CDS: deleted 1 base in 1 codon) — translated: MEALGNLALDTGRKYVNLGDNLRSLETKLQRLSNRKIDFQSKVKVAERSATKKRKREVQNWFEEVAKIENEFVPLKKSIKEGGFLENAFSSGKRVEKMDEIVEQLMVQSDSDHFGELCLEISESRGEPREATELFGEMFRKGLETIPAWLDTNEILRIGIWGMGGVGKTTLAEHIHNHLLENTQFKVYWFSVSQDFTIKRLQGDVAKRLRLDLSNVDDEGVRARRLRDTFEKMEEMVVLMLDDVWEEFRLNSLGIDARNCRLILTTRSEEVCNQMQCHRTFELKTLDTEEAWGLFKRTLGSETSLDGDLEGIAKSITERCDGLPLGIVTVAGSMRGVRDICEWRNALEDLKACSVGHDKMEKRVFRILEWSFNRLNKCERNCFLYCCLYPEDWKIKRKELIGLFIGAELMSKRESWSKAFDQGQTILNKLIKVCLLEETHDFIDECVKMHDLVRDMALRITHGNSKPESSRDDVPRFLVKSLGQEDSIVAPEQEEWTQDLRAVSFYSQNFKGIEIPPAWSPNCPKLSTLLLSQVFIREIPDSFFHHMSGLKVLNLSWCRGIAELPNAVSNLVNLTALILGGCQGLRFVPPLGKLKQLREVNLSWTRIQDLLVNLERLGVTGQPRKVYLNECRSLRRKIIVPKGTFSQLHRLQQLLLPRYGGVQVNDPEVLNQLESFIGCLSFTNFYKITRWPKYYNVYINDILTKDRVRELDDYGNQKELYFHQCKLGRGSNYLPDDMESLIIDECEGMGIRYLSDVFKNFINLSDLFKLVIVYMVGIEFLWQLSSASPRDQLEVSSFSPLCGPKMLILYRLPNLVGLFYGESEPYLLPAGTFSSLQILCISGCHNMKQLFTVQLLQNLQNLEALVVEDCEGLEEIAADGNGGGEGIRLTSSGATATVIILPKFRLLLLKRLPQLKNICKAAMICDSIEEIAIFDCPKVKRLPLFPPTINGLPSLPNTLCKIRGDKEWWESLEWDNPCAKNALDPFFTTQARSSFFR